A region of the Tachyglossus aculeatus isolate mTacAcu1 chromosome 9, mTacAcu1.pri, whole genome shotgun sequence genome:
tccttccttctttttctctttctttccttctttatttattccttccttccttctttctctctttctctctctccctttttcttcctttcctttcctttctttcttaaatgccatcattataataattacagcgcttagaacagtgcttgccacattgtaagcgcttaacaaatgccatcattctttttctttctttcctccttccttctctttctttctctccttttgtcttcctttcttttcctttctttcataaataccatcattataataatttcagcgcttagaacagcgcttggcacatagtaagcacttaacaaataccaccattctttctctttctttcccttccttctttcctttctttcttccttcctttcattcattcattcaatcgtatttattgagcgattactgtatgcagagcactgtactaagcgcttttctcctttctttctttctttctttctttctttctctctctctctttctctctctctctctctctttctttctttctttctttctttctctctctttctctctctctctctctctttctttctttctttctttctttctttctttctttctttctttctcttttccctccctccctccgcaagGGATGACCATATTGAATCAAAACAGGGCATTCCCGGCAGGTCGGTGGGCAACCAGGGGCCAACGGGCCTCGCTGACTTATTCGGGCCCCCAGgggtttggggcggggggtggggaaggaagctcatgggatggagggggcagggccaCCCCGAAACCTACCTTCTTTAACCATCCCGACCGCAAGGCACTTCTGAAACCGGCAATACTGACAGCGATTTCGGCGCCGTTTGTCCACAGGGCAATTTTTATTTGCTAAACAAACGTATTTGGCGTTTTTCTGGACCGTGCGCTAGGAAAGAGAGAGATTCCGGACGGCCTGTTAATTTTCGGGCGAAAACCTGCATCCCAGCGAACCGAAATATCTGATCggatccctccctcccgccccccacccgttTCCTTTCCACTttgatttctttccttttcttcttcttcttcttcttttctctccccacttcccctcctttttttttttccagggcatTTAACAGTAGAAAATTGATAGCGTTAACATTTGAGCTAACCTTGCAGCTCCTGGCTGTGTTTTATAtgccaggaggagaaggaggagacgctcagtaaatacaaatccGTGGGCATTCATATTATTTACATTCCTTGGAGACCTTCTCTATTTAAAATGATAAGATTATTCAATCAGGATGGTGAAATAAAGAGATCACTTAATTTTACCATAGGGAATTCTGTTCCACTTGGTTAGCTCAGACACGGTTCTCTGTCCTAACCAATTTCAATCTGAAGGGGAAAGGCAGCTAGGAGCTCATGCAAATTGTCCCTGCTTCAACTCCTGTTTTTACAACTTCCAGTCGGGGGGGGACTcgcgggggtgggggcgaggcCCTGCgcccaccctctcctacctcccccgGGGATGGcctcgagggagggagaggggatgacagcaaggaaggggagggggcctgcCTAGTCCTGGAAAAGTCTGCTTGtctcttgttttgtttcgttgtctgtctcctccttctagcctgtgagagcccgctgttggggagggaccgtctctatccgttaccgaattgcactttccaagcgttgagtacagtgctctgcacacagtaagcgctccatacatccgattgaatgaatgaatgaatgaaggcgggggggggttcttttttcccctctcctgcgCCTCTTTTCCgggcaaggggagagaggggctggagcccggtgtgtgtgtgagtgtgtgtgtgagtgtgtgagtgtgtgttagtGGGGGCTGAGGCTTCCCATcccatgaatgaataaataagtgaatgaatgaatgaatgaagggggttcttttttccctctcctacGCCTCTTTCCTGGGCAAGGGGAGAGaagggctctgtgtgtgtgtatatgtgtgtgtgtgtgtgtgtgttgatggGGCCTGAGGCTTCCCAgcccctgaatgaatgaatgagtgaatggatggatgaaggaaggaagggggttcttttttccctctcctgcgCCTCTTCcctgggcaggggggagagaggggcttgGAGccaggtgtatgtgtgtgggagGTGGGTCCCGAGGTATCCCAGCccctgaatgaatggaagaaagaatgaaggaaggaaagggggctctcttttccctctcctgcgCCTCTTCCccgggccaggaggagaggggggctggAGCCCGGTGCTTGTGCATGATGGTGTGGGCCGAGATTTCCCAGGCCCCATGTGGGTGCATCCTGGGGCCGGTCGGTGGTggtgcctcccacccccagggaCGGCCCTCCCTGGGCCCTCTGGCCTCCGCCCTCCCTGGGCCCTCCTCGGGCCTCGGCCCTCAGCTCACCTTGAAGAAGCCCTTGCAGCCCTCACAGGTGCGCACGCCGTAGTGCTGGCAGGCGGCGTTGTCCCCGCACACGGCGCAGAGGCCCTCGTTGGAGGGCGAGCCGCGGGAGGGCGGCGAGGGCACCTGGGCGTCGAGCAGCTGGGCGGCGTGGCCCAGCTGCAGGCCGGGGAAGCCCATGGCGGCGGCCTGCTTGCGGATGGGGTTGGGCACGGCGAAGGCCTGGCCGTCCACCACGTGGTGGGCACCCGCCGGCTCCGGGGCCATGGGCACGTGCAGGGGCCCGTCGAAGCGCATCTGGCAGCTGGCCACGGGGGTGCCCGGCGGGGACTGCTTGAAGGAGAAGAGGGACAGGCGGGACCCGGGCGCCTTCCTCGGCTCGATCATGTGTGTGGTGGCCACGTAGTTGGGGTGGAAGTTGTGCAGGGGGCCCGGGTCGTCCCAcacggagccatgctgcaccTGGAAGCCGGGGGTGGTGGGCGTCGGGGGCGACGAGGGCTTGTAGTAAACGGAGCCCGAGTGCGGCATCATTTCCTCGGACTGCGGGGGCAGGTGGTTGTGCTGTTGGTAGCCGTGCATCTGAATGTCTTCCACCTTAATGGAGGACTGCTGTCCGGCCAGGGGCATTTGGTACAAGCAAGGCGGCTTGACGTCGTAGCCTGTGCTGTAGTTGTCCATAAAGGTactgaagctggggagagaagtggtggCAGTGATTTCAGTGTTGGTGAGGTCCATGCTAAACTTGACAAACTCTGGAGTTAAGAAATCGGAGCTGTATTCTCCCGAAGAGTGGTAACTGTAGCTCTGGGAAGCTGGGCTGGCTCCTTGAGGCGATGACCCATACTGAGCCTGAACACAGGGCATGGCTGGAAACGAAACAGGGGATAATGTAGACGCGGCCTGGTCAACTCGACTGCGCGCTTCCTCCCCTGCTCGTGGCTCGGCGGGCCCGGGGGGTCGAGGGAGGGgcgtggggtgggcagggatgggggcgaaggtgggagggagagggaggaacaagagaggaggaggaggaggaggagaggaggaagagaggaggagatgggagggagcgAGACAGCCAAGGAGTGACAGAACCGAGATCTTGGCCCCATTCCCCCCAAGACATGGCAACGCCTTCCGACcctccccaaagtctcccagcccccctcccgccccaacaTCTCACAAAACCCTCtggggtccccctccccaccccctctcacCCTCTGTCCCCAAACCGATCCCCTTCCTCGGGGGCACGAGGGGCGGGGGACGTTCGGGTCGCTCGTCCTGGAATGGGACGTGGTGAGGAGTTGTCGGGCTGGGTGCTCGGACGCCAAGGCCCAGGGATGGGCTCCCCCGggatgaggggggcggggggaaacctCGCCTTCCCTGCCTGGGGCtccgggggaaggggggggacaggggagggaaggggggggacgggggagggcggGCAATCAAGAAGCGAAGTTCACCCACCTTCAGCCGAGGTACAGGCGTTTTCGAAGAAATTAAAGGTGGACAGTGTGGGACGACAAACTTTTCCAGATCTTAGAAAATCAATGAGGCGTCCAGCCCGCTCAGTCCGCCCCCTGCAATACAGATACGAACAGGCTTTTATGTTCACGTTCCCTTCCAGGGCTTTACGAGCCACGGATACACAAACCAGGAGCTTCTCCAGCCACAGAGTCAGCCTGTTCCTGACGCCTGCCCCGTGCAGCCTTTTAATAACACATTACTTTCAAACGGTTAGGTCAAAGACGTGGCCAGAGCGAACAGGAAATGTTTCCCTTTCACACTCTACCGTATGGTGGCAcagagagagttttttttttttttaaccgagGGGAAAACTTATTTGAAGTTGTTATTTAGCACCTAGAAAGTTAAATGGctcgggtctctctctctctctctctctctctctctctctctctcggaaggagtggacggggggcggggaggtggggggtctcCGCTCTGAGGTCATTCTGATACCGGTTTAGGGGAAGACAAGAGTTTCGTGCAGAATTATTTTGACACCTCTCGTGAATGTTTTCCAGATGATGGAGGGATTTTTTAAGTTTGCCTCCCATtatatatggggggggggggggagacagagagagagacatataTAGAGAGACATATCtagatagatacacacacatacgtaTATGTACAACATGGAAATAATCCACTTATTTTTCAAGTTATAACGCAGTTCAGAGGCCTAGCCAGGGGTTATGCAACTTAACACTTGCAGGTGCGGGCTCTGAGAGAGAAAGGAAACTTCGTTTGGGTTGCACGAGCGACTTGGCTTTCACATTTCTAAGGAACTCGTCTGGTGAGGTCTAGAAATGTCCtcgggggctgaggggaagaaacCTGTTTTATAGGAGGATTAGGGACAGACCGCGAAGAACAGGCATGTGCATTGCTGACTCCTATATATGCCCTTAAACGGGTGACAGATGAACACCTTACGGCAACCAACTTCAGTGGTTTCCCCTTCTGGCACCCTCCTCCTAGTAACTTTAAATTCTTCCTGTCTGGAAGGCATCCGAGCTCGTAAAAGCATCTTAATACCAATTAAAAAGAAAGCCAAATATCCACGCCTTCTGTTCGGTTTCTTGCTATCTCGCGACTCGGGTGGACCACCCGTCTATACTAAGTAACTAAGAGCCTGGTttgggggaagtgggagagaggaggtgggtagATTCACCATccccaacgtggctcagtggaaagagcccgggctttggagtcagaggtcatgggttcgaatcccggctcccccacacgtctgctgtgtgaccttgggcaagtcacttaacttctctgagcctcagctacctcatctgtaaaatggggattaagactgtgaaccccacatgggacaacctgatcactttgtatcacccccagcgcttagaacagtgctttgcacattgtaagcgctgaacaaatgccaacattattattattattaacaggggcaTACGATCAGGGCAGGTGAAAGGAGCGGGCACGTCTGCAAAATCCGTCTATCTGAGCTCGAAAGCGGTTTAAAACCTCCGACTGTCTCTCTGGAGCTGTCCCTTTCCGTAAATCTCGCCTAAAGCATAGGAGGCTAGAGGGGAAAACAACCCGCAGAAAGCCCCCCTATTGAATCGGCACCCCTGGAACGCCAGCACGGTCGCTAACCATGGTGATCCAGTTCCCAGGCAACACATAAACCGAAGAACTTTCCTCCTGCCACTTAACCCGGCGCGCCCAGGCCCCTAGTACACACATGACCTTTGAGATTCCGCGCCCCACGGCTTAGAGCCCATCACGCTCCTTGGTCCAAAAGAAAGCGATACAGAAAGGGAAAGAGTCCGAGCGCCCCTCTCaaagtgggtggggggaagagggggcggcTCCTCGGTCGCTGCAAGTTTCCCTTCCGCGTTATCAcattttttaatatatatatttttttttaaaaaaaagaaggactGGAAGCCCCGCTGCCGGGAGCGTTGATTTCAGATCCCATTTCGGCCCCAGCCCTGACTTGTTCTGTGACATTTCACAAGCTCCATCCTCCGcccttctgtctgtctgtctgtctgtctgtctgtctgtctgtcccccctttcccctcctctccccgacAGGGCCCGGTTCCTAGAGTGTCACCGCTGAAAAGCTCGGAGTTCCCTtcggaaacaacaacaacaacaacaaaaacacaaaaCCCAGATGGAGAGAGGTCTCTCTACTTACTCAGTCGATCTCGGcgtctcccttcattcattcaactgtctcGAAGTGTCCTCGGgagggccggggaggaggaggaggaagagggaggggatggggatggggtggggggggagagggaaggttgAATAGGGGGAAGGAGATGATCCAAGAAGAGGCAAAgatgagggttgggggggggggggggaaacgctCCCCGGATAGGCCCGGGTCCGGAGAAGTGGAGGGCGGCGAGGGCTCGGCTAGGGGAGTGCGGAACGCATGAGGCAGAGTGCGAGCGTCCGGACGGGACTGGTCCTTCCCTCCAATGTGCCTTTGTTTATGTGGGCTCCGTATTGCACGGCCAACATGCACCTAAAGTCTCCAAGCGTCAGCCCACGTCAGCGCCTCCCAACCACTCAGGGCTCGGAGGGGTTGGTCCTCCCCAGCCCGTTGGCCCGCTCTCGCTTTGGTAAATTTCCGACCTGACGTCACGAGCAGGGCTGATTTTAAGGTGGGAACCGCTCCGGGTTCACCTTGCGAgactctttcccccccccccccccccccgccacccccctttTTTTCCGAGCCAGAGAGAGGTGGGACCCACCCACCGTCGCCccgactccccctcctcccatcctcccttttCCTGACCTCCtcctgggaaagggaggggggagaggggagggttgtcAACCAAAGCCGAGAGGGGAGATTCAGTCAGTCCTCagtgctatttagtgagcgctgactgtgtgcagagcactggactgatgatgatgatcaatcgctcggtgctatttagtgagcgccgactgtgtgcagagcactggactgatgatgatgctgggagccactgttgggtagggactgtctctatacattaccaatttgtacttcccaagcgcttagtccagtgctctgcacacagtaagcgctcaataaatgcgattgatgatgatgatgatcaatcgctcagtgctatttagtgagcgctgcctgtgtgcagagcactggactgatgatgatgatcaatcgctcagtgctatttagtgaacgccgattgtgtgcagagcactggactgatgatgatgctgggagccactgttgggtagggactgtctctatacattgccaatttgtacttcccaagcgcttagtccagtgctctgtacacagtaagcgctcaataaatacgattgatggtgatgatgatcaatcgctcagtgctatttagtgagcgctgactgtgtgcagagccctggactaatgaTGAGGATCAATCGCTCAgtgctatttagtgagtgctgactgtgtgcagagcactggactaatgatgatgatcaatcgctcagtgctatttagtgagcgctgactgtgtgcagagcactggactaatgatgatgatcaatcgctcagtgctatttagtgagcgctgcctgtgtgcagagccctggactaatgatgatgatcaatcgctcagtgctatttagtgagcgctgactgtgcgcagagcactggactaatgatgatgatcaatcgctcagtgctatttagtgagcgctgactgtgtgcagagcactggactgatgatgatgatcaatcgctcagtgctatttagtgagcgccgactgtgtgcagagcactggactgatgatgatgcttggagccactgttgggtagggactgtctctatacattgccaatttgtacttcccaagcgcttagtccagtgctctgcacacagtaagcgctcaataaatacgattgatgatgatggtgatgatgatcaatcgctcagtgctatttagtgagcactgcctgtgtgcagagcgctggactaatgatgatgatcaatcgctcagtgctatttagtgagcgctgactgtgtgcagagcactggactgatgatgatgatcgatcgctcagtgctatttagtgagcgctgactgtgtgcagagcactggactaatgatgAGGATCAATCGCTCagtgctatttagtgagcgctgactgtgtgcagagcactggactaatgatgatgatcgatcgctcagtgctatttagtgagcgctgactgtgtgcagagcactggactaatgatgATGCTggaagccactgttgggtagggactgtctctatacattgccaatttgtacttcccaagcgcttagtccagtgctctgcacacagtaagcgctcaataaatacgattgatgatgatggtgatgatcaatcgctcagtgctatttagtgagcgctgactgtgtgcagagcactggactaatgatgatgatgctatttgctaagcgcttactatgtgcaaagcactgttctaagcgcttgggaggttacaagctgatcaggttatcccaccggcgggggggctcacagttttaatccccattttacagatgaggtaactgaggcacagagatgtgaagtgacttgcccaaagtcgcacagctgacaggtggaggagccgggatccgaacccatgacctctgactccaaatgccgggctctttccaccgagccacgctggctaagcgcttggggaggggaagtccaagtcggcaacagatagagagccCCCccgcacagactgtgagcccgctgttgggtagggaccgtctctatacgttgccaacttgtacttcccaagcgcttagtacagtgcatagtaagcgctcaatgactgcgagcccgctgttggatagggaccgtctctatatgctgccaacttgtacttcccaagcgcttattacagtgctctgcacacagtaagcgctcaataaatacgattgaatgaatgaatagtaagcgcttaccaaatgccttcattattgttattattaccccaaaacGGCAGGCTAGAGGGGagcggggaagggcaggaggattGCCGCCTGTC
Encoded here:
- the NR4A2 gene encoding nuclear receptor subfamily 4 group A member 2 isoform X1, which produces MPCVQAQYGSSPQGASPASQSYSYHSSGEYSSDFLTPEFVKFSMDLTNTEITATTSLPSFSTFMDNYSTGYDVKPPCLYQMPLAGQQSSIKVEDIQMHGYQQHNHLPPQSEEMMPHSGSVYYKPSSPPTPTTPGFQVQHGSVWDDPGPLHNFHPNYVATTHMIEPRKAPGSRLSLFSFKQSPPGTPVASCQMRFDGPLHVPMAPEPAGAHHVVDGQAFAVPNPIRKQAAAMGFPGLQLGHAAQLLDAQVPSPPSRGSPSNEGLCAVCGDNAACQHYGVRTCEGCKGFFKRTVQKNAKYVCLANKNCPVDKRRRNRCQYCRFQKCLAVGMVKEVVRTDSLKGRRGRLPSKPKSPQEPSPPSPPVSLISALVRAHVDSNPAMTSLDYSRFQANPDFQMSGDDTQHIQQFYDLLTGSMEIIRGWAEKIPGFTDLSKSDQDLLFESAFLELFVLRLAYRSNPVDGKLIFCNGVVLHRLQCVRGFGEWIDSIVEFSSNLQNMNIDISAFSCIAALAMVTERHGLKEPKRVEELQNKIVNCLKDHVTFNNGGLNRPNYLSKLLGKLPELRTLCTQGLQRIFYLKLEDLVPPPAIIDKLFLDTLPF
- the NR4A2 gene encoding nuclear receptor subfamily 4 group A member 2 isoform X3 yields the protein MPCVQAQYGSSPQGASPASQSYSYHSSGEYSSDFLTPEFVKFSMDLTNTEITATTSLPSFSTFMDNYSTGYDVKPPCLYQMPLAGQQSSIKVEDIQMHGYQQHNHLPPQSEEMMPHSGSVYYKPSSPPTPTTPGFQVQHGSVWDDPGPLHNFHPNYVATTHMIEPRKAPGSRLSLFSFKQSPPGTPVASCQMRFDGPLHVPMAPEPAGAHHVVDGQAFAVPNPIRKQAAAMGFPGLQLGHAAQLLDAQVPSPPSRGSPSNEGLCAVCGDNAACQHYGVRTCEGCKGFFKRTVQKNAKYVCLANKNCPVDKRRRNRCQYCRFQKCLAVGMVKEVVRTDSLKGRRGRLPSKPKSPQEPSPPSPPVSLISALVRAHVDSNPAMTSLDYSRFQANPDFQMSGDDTQHIQQFYDLLTGSMEIIRGWAEKIPGFTDLSKSDQDLLFESAFLELFVLRLAYRSNPVDEYEHRHFCLFLHRCPGDGDREAWAQGTQESGGAAEQDCELS
- the NR4A2 gene encoding nuclear receptor subfamily 4 group A member 2 isoform X2, yielding MPCVQAQYGSSPQGASPASQSYSYHSSGEYSSDFLTPEFVKFSMDLTNTEITATTSLPSFSTFMDNYSTGYDVKPPCLYQMPLAGQQSSIKVEDIQMHGYQQHNHLPPQSEEMMPHSGSVYYKPSSPPTPTTPGFQVQHGSVWDDPGPLHNFHPNYVATTHMIEPRKAPGSRLSLFSFKQSPPGTPVASCQMRFDGPLHVPMAPEPAGAHHVVDGQAFAVPNPIRKQAAAMGFPGLQLGHAAQLLDAQVPSPPSRGSPSNEGLCAVCGDNAACQHYGVRTCEGCKGFFKRTVQKNAKYVCLANKNCPVDKRRRNRCQYCRFQKCLAVGMVKEVVRTDSLKGRRGRLPSKPKSPQEPSPPSPPFQANPDFQMSGDDTQHIQQFYDLLTGSMEIIRGWAEKIPGFTDLSKSDQDLLFESAFLELFVLRLAYRSNPVDGKLIFCNGVVLHRLQCVRGFGEWIDSIVEFSSNLQNMNIDISAFSCIAALAMVTERHGLKEPKRVEELQNKIVNCLKDHVTFNNGGLNRPNYLSKLLGKLPELRTLCTQGLQRIFYLKLEDLVPPPAIIDKLFLDTLPF